A region from the Pelecanus crispus isolate bPelCri1 chromosome 11, bPelCri1.pri, whole genome shotgun sequence genome encodes:
- the GPR139 gene encoding putative G-protein coupled receptor 139 produces the protein MEHNHLHLHNGSLLAHHRYGCGLGYAPVVYYSLLLCLGLPANILTVIILSQLVARRQKSSYNYLLALAAADILVLFFIVFVDFLMEDFILNKQMPQVLDKIIEVLEFSSIHTSIWITVPLTIDRYIAVCHPLKYHTVSYPARTRKVIVSVYITCFLTSIPYYWWPNIWIEDYISTSMHHVLIWIHCFTVYLVPCSIFFILNSIIVYKLRRKSNFRLRGYSTGKTTAILFTITSIFAILWAPRIIMILYHLYVSPINNSWVVHIVSDIANMLALLNTAINFFLYCFISKRFRTMAAATLKAFFKCQKQPVQFYTNHNFSITSSPWISPANSHCIKMLVYQYDKNGKPIKISP, from the exons ATGGAGCACAACCACCTCCACCTCCACAACGGCTCCCTCCTGGCGCACCACCGCTATGGCTGCGGCTTGGGATACGCACCTGTCGTCTACTacagcctgctgctctgcctcgGGCTGCCGG CAAACATCTTGACAGTCATCATCCTTTCCCAGCTCGTCGCTCGCAGGCAGAAGTCCTCCTATAACTATCTTCTAGCTCTAGCTGCTGCTGACATCCTGGTTCTCTTCTTCATCGTCTTTGTTGACTTCCTCATGGAAGACTTCATCTTAAATAAACAGATGCCTCAGGTACTGGACAAAATAATTGAGGTCTTGGAATTTTCTTCCATCCACACCTCCATTTGGATTACGGTTCCACTAACAATCGATAGGTATATAGCTGTGTGCCATCCGCTGAAGTATCACACAGTCTCCTACCCTGCTCGTACTCGAAAAGTCATTGTAAGTGTCTATATCACCTGCTTTTTGACCAGCATCCCCTACTACTGGTGGCCCAACATTTGGATTGAAGACTACATAAGCACATCAATGCATCATGTCCTCATCTGGATCCACTGCTTTACCGTTTACTTAGTGCCCTGCTCCATCTTCTTCATCCTGAATTCCATCATTGTGTACAAGCTGCGACGAAAGAGCAATTTCCGACTGCGAGGGTACTCCACAGGGAAAACAACAGCCATTTTGTTTACTATAACTTCTATTTTTGCCATACTTTGGGCACCAAGAATAATCATGATATTGTATCACCTCTACGTATCGCCTATAAACAACAGCTGGGTGGTACATATTGTGTCGGACATCGCCAATATGCTAGCACTGCTGAACACtgcaattaatttcttcctctaCTGTTTTATTAGCAAAAGATTTCGCACAATGGCAGCTGCCACGCTGAAAGCCTTCTTTAAGTGTCAGAAGCAACCTGTGCAATTCTATACAAACCATAACTTTTCCATAACAAGCAGCCCTTGGATTTCCCCGGCCAACTCTCACTGCATCAAAATGCTTGTTTACCAGTATGATAAGAATGGAAAGCCTATAAAAATATCACCATGA